ATGCATTTTAATAGaaaatcttttatcaaaaaaaaaaaaattgtcatgcATGTTGATTGAACCTAATTCTCATATGATCAGTATCGTAGTTTTTTCCGATAGAGCATTTTcgtgaatttcaaaaatatatttccaaGTTAAATTTGAGTTTAAGATGGTATAACAGACAGGGTCTAAAAGACGTAGAGAGATTATACAGTTACAGATAACAATAATTAAGTGGTGTGATCAATCGATTTTATACGTACGTGTTAATATCTAGGTGGTTTCACGAAGCTTTGTTGATCTATTTTCATCGACGTTAGAGAAtagcaaataaataataatgtagGAACACATGTAACTTAATATGTATACAAAACGGGTTATGTCGATTATTAGTGTATATTGAACACGCTAGACACGAAATACAATTTGTTTAATCTGCTTACTAAATGATTGCATAGTAAGTTACAGTTGTAACTTTTGGTGTAGGCTGTCCTCGACAACCAGAAAGACCATTACTCCTACCGGAGCAACCGCTCCTATACGCCGGAGATCTATTGTGGCTTATCGGTACTCCGACGGCTCAAAAAAGACGATTCAAGTTCTGGCAGAGAACTCTAGAACGAGTAAAAAGTCTCCGGTGGATCTTGGTAAACTCCTTCAAAGACGAATATGAACGTGAATTCATTATTAAAGACAATAAcaatccaaaccctaaaattctTTACGTTGGTCCATCACATAACCAAGCAGCAACAAGTGATAAAACTTTGACCAAGAACCCTAGTTTCTGGGAAGAAGACAGATCTTGTCTTGGTTGGCTACAAGAACAGAAACCAAACTCAGTTATTTACATCTCATTTGGAAGCTGGGTTTCTCCAATAGGAGAATCAAAGATTAGAACGTTGGCATTAGCGTTGGAAGCGTCAGGAAGACCTTTCATTTGGGCATTAAACCGGGTTTGGCAGGAGGGACTTCCACCAGGGTTCGTCCATAGAGTCAAGAACCAAGGAAGGATCGTGCCATGGGCCCCGCAGATTGAAGTTCTTAAGAACGACTCAGTTGGTTGTTACCTGACTCATTGTGGCTGGAACTCAACCATGGAGGTACCTTAAACCTAATTATTCATTACCTAATTATATGTACAAAATATTTCTAAACGTATGAAGTATACATCCATATACAATGTGTATAGTTTTGAGTCATGAGTTGTTTGTGCAATAGGCGGTGGCAAGTTGTCGGAGGCTAGTGTGTTATCCCGTAGCCGGTGACCAGTTTGTGAACTCTAGATACATTGTGGATGTGTGGAAGATCGGGGTGAGAATAAGCGGTTTTGGAGAGAAGGAGGTTGAGGATGGGTTGAGGAAAGTAATGGAGGATGAAGAGATGGGTGAGAGATTGAAGAAGTTGAGAGATAAAGCAATGGGGAATGAAGCTCGTTTGTGTTTGGATAATACTTTTACCATTTTCAAGGATGATATTTGtggataaaatatttgattatcaTTTTGATTGAACCATTGCATTTTTTGACTTTTAAGATAAGCAGgtcaaaaatcatttatataacaTGACACTTTCTCTCCTCTAAAATGTTCAAATCACCAAGAAAATCTATTGTTAACCCTCAAATTAATGGTTTCAAATGATTAGTATGtgtaatagtatataattagcCAAAATGATAAGCTGATGAGAATAAGATGTTAAGAAATAATTACtattagaattttatttaaaaataatgttacGAGATACATAAATGTATGGACgaatttgccaaaactaacccacaacttgattttaaccctaaacctatacccaaacttgaatcaaatgcaaaactaacctaaaagcattgtaaaattacagctcagcctcttgtgacaaaacaaaaaaacagaagccatttttacgaatatagccccagtaagtcgtctgaatcgtctgagatgttggaagtcgtctggacgacttcaaagtaagtcttctggtatagctgatcttaaaaataatttataaattttttaaaaatattttgataagcgaaaaattaaaatcatgtaattataaacagtgttaagtgatataaattaaaatataacaaaattgaattgctttcaacatagatgagcgtaggtagtgaatcatggtattctttggtctagggtttggcaacatatgttgtagtattgtatgtattcttagggttaaattttggaaagcttgaatgttttttttgaaaaattaattttttacctatacgtgtttatttttgtgtatagtaaacacttttgaagtttaatttgattttatgaagtgttta
This genomic interval from Brassica oleracea var. oleracea cultivar TO1000 unplaced genomic scaffold, BOL UnpScaffold01291, whole genome shotgun sequence contains the following:
- the LOC106321181 gene encoding UDP-glycosyltransferase 82A1-like, with protein sequence MKVPQKPKIIFIPYPAQGHVTPILHLASAFLSRGFSPVVMTPESIHRRISTTNEDLGITFLALSDGQERPDALPSDFFSIERSMENIMPSQLERFLLDEDAGVACVVVDLLASWAIRVADRCGVPAAGFWPVMLAAYRMIESIPELVRTGIVSRKGCPRQPERPLLLPEQPLLYAGDLLWLIGTPTAQKRRFKFWQRTLERVKSLRWILVNSFKDEYEREFIIKDNNNPNPKILYVGPSHNQAATSDKTLTKNPSFWEEDRSCLGWLQEQKPNSVIYISFGSWVSPIGESKIRTLALALEASGRPFIWALNRVWQEGLPPGFVHRVKNQGRIVPWAPQIEVLKNDSVGCYLTHCGWNSTMEAVASCRRLVCYPVAGDQFVNSRYIVDVWKIGVRISGFGEKEVEDGLRKVMEDEEMGERLKKLRDKAMGNEARLCLDNTFTIFKDDICG